In Acidimicrobiales bacterium, a single genomic region encodes these proteins:
- a CDS encoding response regulator transcription factor codes for MASRLLLVEDDERIRASMRLALEDEGYEIDEAGTGEDGLERFAQRPADLVLIDLMLPGIDGLECCRALRRVSSVPVLVVTARSDTHDVVAGLEAGADDYVTKPFVAKELAARIRALLRRVRAGNGGSPAMEFGDVVVVPEEGAVRRGDEEIHLTRTEFHLLCELAGSPGKVFSREQLLERVWGYDYFGDGRLVDVHIRRLRTKIEPDPANPRHVVTVRGLGYKLVS; via the coding sequence GTGGCCAGCCGCCTCCTGCTCGTCGAGGACGACGAACGAATTCGAGCGTCGATGCGACTCGCCCTGGAGGACGAGGGCTACGAGATCGACGAGGCTGGAACCGGCGAGGACGGTCTGGAGAGGTTCGCCCAGCGGCCGGCCGACCTGGTGCTCATCGACCTCATGCTGCCCGGCATCGACGGCCTCGAGTGCTGCCGGGCGCTCAGGCGGGTGAGCTCGGTGCCGGTGCTCGTGGTCACTGCCCGCTCGGACACCCACGACGTGGTCGCCGGTCTGGAGGCCGGAGCCGACGACTACGTGACCAAGCCGTTCGTCGCCAAGGAGCTGGCCGCCCGCATCCGTGCCCTGCTGCGTCGGGTGCGTGCGGGCAACGGCGGGTCGCCGGCCATGGAGTTCGGGGACGTGGTGGTGGTCCCCGAGGAGGGGGCCGTGCGACGGGGCGACGAGGAGATCCACCTGACGCGGACCGAGTTCCACCTCCTCTGCGAGCTGGCGGGCAGCCCGGGCAAGGTGTTCAGCCGGGAGCAGCTCCTCGAGCGGGTGTGGGGCTACGACTACTTCGGTGACGGGCGACTGGTCGATGTGCACATCCGTCGGCTGCGGACCAAGATCGAGCCCGACCCCGCCAAC
- a CDS encoding nuclear transport factor 2 family protein, translated as MTIASDGEARIGRARTLLEQCGVEAAGLSEHELVARAEHIADAAARYQAGSSMVEMWDRHLASEFGAHDVDATMDTMVGDPYLLHVPVITGDTGRAGVRRFYSDHFIPKIPADWEITEISRTVGADQIVDEMVATFTHDTEVDFLLPGVPPSGRHVEVPIVAIGAFRGDEVRYEHIYWDQASVLVQIGLLDQAGLPVAGVEQTRKLLDDTGPFNALIGASGRGTVP; from the coding sequence ATGACAATCGCGAGCGACGGCGAGGCCCGCATCGGCCGGGCGCGCACGCTGTTGGAGCAGTGCGGTGTCGAGGCCGCGGGATTGAGCGAGCACGAGCTCGTTGCCCGCGCTGAGCACATTGCCGATGCGGCGGCCCGCTACCAGGCGGGCTCGTCGATGGTCGAGATGTGGGACCGCCACCTGGCGAGCGAGTTCGGCGCCCATGACGTGGACGCCACCATGGACACCATGGTCGGCGATCCCTACCTGCTGCACGTCCCCGTCATCACTGGCGACACGGGCCGTGCCGGAGTCCGGCGGTTCTACTCCGACCACTTCATTCCCAAGATCCCGGCCGACTGGGAGATCACCGAGATCTCGCGGACGGTCGGCGCCGACCAGATCGTCGACGAGATGGTCGCGACGTTCACCCATGACACCGAGGTCGACTTTCTCCTACCCGGCGTGCCACCGAGCGGCAGGCACGTCGAGGTACCGATCGTGGCCATCGGCGCCTTTCGAGGCGACGAGGTGCGCTACGAGCACATCTACTGGGATCAGGCCTCGGTGCTCGTCCAGATCGGGTTGCTGGACCAGGCCGGTCTGCCCGTCGCCGGCGTCGAGCAGACGCGGAAGCTGCTCGACGACACCGGCCCCTTCAACGCCCTGATCGGCGCTTCGGGCCGAGGTACGGTGCCGTGA
- a CDS encoding DUF308 domain-containing protein, translated as MAPLPRPISSPAAPLRPADLDPPLIEGRELATAELLRRYWWVSFIGGIIGTLAGIFVLTNPGRTIAVVSIALGAYLVFWGAMQLIGGLETLHEDGAPLRVVLGLLGIVAGVLVVTRPLRGVTVIGLVFGIYLLISAVAALVTAVTASPDRSLDVLRGIADLVAGIIVVSWPGIGLLTLAAVLGIYLVARGVLDVTGSIAMQRSAAHAAHRT; from the coding sequence ATGGCACCACTCCCCCGACCGATATCATCCCCGGCCGCCCCCCTCCGGCCCGCGGATCTGGATCCGCCCCTCATCGAGGGCCGTGAGCTCGCGACGGCGGAGCTGCTTCGCCGGTACTGGTGGGTCTCGTTCATCGGCGGGATCATCGGCACCCTGGCGGGGATCTTCGTGCTCACCAACCCCGGTCGGACCATTGCCGTGGTCAGCATCGCCCTGGGCGCCTATCTCGTGTTCTGGGGTGCCATGCAGCTGATAGGGGGGTTGGAGACGCTCCACGAGGATGGCGCTCCGTTGCGTGTCGTCCTCGGCCTTCTGGGCATCGTCGCCGGCGTGCTCGTCGTGACCCGACCGCTGCGGGGCGTCACGGTCATCGGCCTGGTCTTCGGCATCTACCTGCTGATCTCGGCGGTTGCTGCGCTCGTGACCGCAGTGACGGCCAGCCCCGACCGGTCGCTTGATGTGCTCCGGGGAATCGCCGATCTGGTGGCGGGCATCATCGTCGTGAGCTGGCCTGGCATCGGACTGCTGACCTTGGCTGCCGTCCTCGGGATCTACCTCGTGGCGCGCGGCGTGCTCGACGTCACCGGGTCAATTGCCATGCAACGAAGCGCCGCTCACGCCGCTCACCGGACCTGA